In one Alnus glutinosa chromosome 12, dhAlnGlut1.1, whole genome shotgun sequence genomic region, the following are encoded:
- the LOC133851150 gene encoding uncharacterized protein LOC133851150, translated as MEDFSKYAHSPAHLAVARRDYATLRRILGTLPQLAKAGEVNTEEESLAAELHADAVSAVIDRRDVPGRETPLHLAVRLRDPISAEILMAAGADWSLQNENGWSALQEAVCTREESIAMIIARHYQPLAWAKWCRRLPRIVASVARIRDFYMEITFHFESSVIPFIGRIAPSDTYRIWKRGSNLRADMTLAGFDGFRIQRSDQTFLFLGDGYSSEDCNVTLPPGSLIVLSHKEKEITNALEGAGAQPTEAEVSHEVALMSQTNMYRPGIDVTQAELVSHLTWRRQERTEMVGNWKAKVYDMLHVMVSVKSRRVPGAMTDEELFSVDDEERMANGENNDEYGDLMTAEERMQLDSALRMGNSDGICEDEEHGVVEYPENGSLGSHENCESNGVVKEKKSWFGWNKKNSKNHGDDLEDSKILKKFSKLAPEGSNQKPIDHQKSLSEFPKEEDMGDGKKGKDKSSKKKKKKGVTSESNKHESEYKKGLRPVLWLTPDFPLKTDELLPLLDILANKVKAVRRLRELLTTKLPLGTFPVKVAIPIVPTIRVLVTFTKFEELQPSEEFSTPLSSPAHFQDAKSKESEGSSSWISWMRGSRGGQSSDSDSHRYKDEVDAFHIPSDYTWVDANEKKRRLKAKKAKSRRHRKPTAAKGVDGGNQVNEEVEE; from the exons ATGGAAGATTTCTCAAAATATGCTCATAGTCCAGCTCATTTGGCGGTAGCCCGACGTGACTATGCTACCTTAAGGCGCATTCTCGGTACCCTTCCTCAGCTCGCTAAGGCTGGGGAGGTTAATACCGAAGAGGAGTCTCTGGCTGCTGAGCTCCATGCTGATGCCGTCTCGGCTGTTATTGATCGCCGTGATGTTCCGGGTCGCGAGACTCCTTTGCACCTCGCAGTACGGCTGCGGGACCCCATCTCAGCAGAGATTTTGATGGCAGCTGGTGCGGACTGGAGTCTCCAGAATGAGAATGGTTGGAGTGCTCTCCAAGAGGCGGTATGCACTAGAGAGGAGTCGATTGCGATGATCATCGCAAGGCATTACCAGCCTCTTGCTTGGGCAAAATGGTGTCGTAGACTGCCACGTATTGTTGCCTCAGTGGCTCGTATTCGTGATTTTTATATGGAGATAACTTTCCATTTTGAGAGCTCGGTCATTCCATTTATTGGCCGGATTGCCCCGTCAGATACTTACCGCATTTGGAAGCGTGGTTCTAATCTTCGTGCTGATATGACCCTTGCTGGTTTTGATGGGTTTCGGATTCAAAGGTCTGATCAGACATTTTTGTTTCTCGGAGATGGGTACTCTTCAGAGGATTGCAATGTAACTTTGCCACCTGGTTCTTTGATTGTTCTTTCCCATAAGGAGAAGGAAATCACAAATGCTTTGGAAGGAGCTGGTGCCCAGCCAACAGAAGCAGAAGTTTCCCATGAAGTGGCATTAATGTCTCAGACAAATATGTATAGGCCAGGCATTGATGTTACGCAGGCTGAGCTTGTTTCTCATTTGACTTGGAGGCGACAGGAGAGGACTGAGATGGTTGGAAATTGGAAGGCCAAAGTTTATGATATGCTTCATGTGATGGTGAGTGTGAAGTCAAGGCGGGTTCCTGGTGCAATGACTGATGAGGAACTTTTTTCTGTGGACGATGAAGAAAGGATGGCAAATGGTGAGAACAATGATGAGTATGGTGATCTTATGACAGCTGAGGAAAGGATGCAATTGGATTCTGCACTTCGTATGGGGAACTCAGATGGTATTTGTGAGGATGAGGAACATGGGGTCGTTGAATATCCAGAAAATGGTTCATTAGGTTCCCATGAAAATTGTGAATCCAATGGTGTTGTTAAGGAGAAGAAAAGTTGGTTTGGTTGgaacaagaaaaattcaaagaatCATGGTGATGATCTTGAAGATTCAAAGATTTTGAAGAAGTTCTCCAAGTTGGCCCCAGAAGGTAGCAACCAGAAACCAATCGATCACCAAAAATCATTGTCTGAATTTCCTAAGGAGGAGGATATGGGGGATGGTAAGAAGGGAAAGGATAAAAGcagtaagaagaaaaagaagaaaggggtCACTAGTGAATCTAATAAGCATGAGAGCGAATACAAAAAGGGTTTGAGACCTGTCTTGTGGCTAACACCAGATTTCCCTTTGAAAACAGATGAGCTCCTGCCTCTACTTGACATCTTAGCCAACAAGGTCAAGGCTGTTAGGAGACTCAGGGAGCTTTTGACTACTAAACTTCCACTTGGCACATTTCCAGTCAAG GTTGCAATTCCAATTGTCCCTACTATTAGAGTCCTTGTTACGTTCACAAAATTTGAAGAGCTTCAGCCATCGGAGGAGTTTTCAACCCCTCTGTCCAGCCCAGCACATTTCCAGGATGCCAAATCCAAGGAATCGGAAGGGTCCTCCTCATGGATTTCATGGATGAGAGGGAGTCGTGGTGGGCAATCTAGCGACAGCGACAGTCACCGGTATAAGGATGAGGTTGACGCTTTCCACATACCATCAGACTACACCTGGGTTGATGCGAATGAGAAGAAGCGGCGCTTAAAGGCAAAGAAAGCCAAGAGCAGGAGACACCGGAAACCGACAGCGGCCAAAGGTGTGGATGGGGGAAATCAGGTCAATGAGGAAGTTGAAGAGTAA